From Humibacter ginsenosidimutans, a single genomic window includes:
- a CDS encoding DUF58 domain-containing protein, whose product MTETTGTGAPRRSQASFALRELLRALSDGLAALIRAGRRVIDRPLLAVARAAGVVTTFGWIVLVSALVSFVLAFVLGWAEFAYLGFTLTLGMLAACAYLFGRATYRVAIELTPRRVTAGDRAMGNMVVANIGQRSVLPTRMELPVGEGLAEFVVPRLAPAAEEENLFAIPTHKRALIVAGPAISVRGDQLGLLRRTTRWSDQVELFVHPRVARIAATARGLVRDLEGQTTSVITDSDLAFHALRAYEPGDDIRNVHWRSTARTGQLMVRQYQETRRSQLLLLMSADRRFYASDDEFELAVSALASVAIQVISEESELDVLWEKAALRSRTPMTLLDDTCRIERIESRYESLREFARTVGARLAVPSLVVAVVGSGASHQELHAMSMLYPSDTPVVFVRAAIDEEPSVRKVGTAFLATVTRLNELGLLLQKAGR is encoded by the coding sequence ATGACGGAGACGACCGGCACCGGCGCGCCGCGCCGTTCGCAGGCATCCTTCGCCCTGCGCGAGCTGTTGCGCGCGCTCTCGGACGGCCTGGCCGCGCTGATCCGGGCAGGTCGACGCGTGATCGACAGGCCGCTGCTGGCCGTCGCGCGCGCCGCAGGGGTGGTCACGACCTTCGGCTGGATCGTGCTCGTCTCGGCGCTCGTGTCCTTCGTTCTGGCGTTCGTGCTGGGATGGGCGGAGTTCGCCTATCTCGGCTTCACGCTGACGCTCGGGATGCTCGCCGCCTGCGCCTACCTGTTCGGTCGCGCCACGTACCGGGTCGCCATCGAACTCACGCCGCGCCGTGTCACCGCCGGTGATCGCGCCATGGGCAACATGGTCGTCGCCAACATCGGCCAGCGTTCCGTGCTCCCCACCCGCATGGAACTGCCCGTGGGCGAGGGTCTGGCGGAATTCGTCGTGCCCAGGCTCGCCCCCGCGGCGGAGGAGGAGAACCTCTTCGCGATCCCGACGCACAAGCGGGCGCTGATCGTCGCCGGTCCGGCGATCAGCGTGCGCGGCGACCAGTTGGGGCTGTTGCGGCGCACGACGCGATGGAGCGATCAGGTCGAGCTCTTCGTGCATCCGAGGGTGGCGCGCATCGCGGCGACGGCGCGCGGTCTCGTGCGCGACCTCGAGGGCCAGACCACGTCGGTGATCACGGACAGCGACCTCGCCTTCCACGCACTGCGGGCATACGAACCGGGCGACGACATCCGCAATGTGCACTGGCGCAGCACGGCGCGCACAGGACAGCTCATGGTGCGGCAGTACCAGGAGACCAGGCGGTCCCAGCTGCTGCTGCTGATGAGCGCCGACCGGCGTTTCTACGCCTCAGACGACGAGTTCGAGCTGGCGGTCTCCGCACTCGCCTCGGTCGCGATCCAGGTGATCTCCGAGGAGTCCGAGCTCGATGTGCTGTGGGAGAAGGCCGCCCTGCGGTCGCGCACCCCGATGACCCTGCTCGACGACACCTGCCGCATCGAGCGGATCGAGTCGCGATACGAGTCACTGCGCGAGTTCGCCAGGACGGTCGGCGCCCGTCTCGCTGTTCCCAGCCTCGTGGTGGCGGTCGTCGGCAGCGGTGCATCGCACCAGGAGCTGCACGCGATGTCGATGCTGTATCCCAGCGACACTCCCGTCGTCTTCGTGCGGGCCGCGATCGACGAGGAGCCGTCGGTGCGCAAGGTCGGCACCGCCTTCCTCGCCACGGTCACCCGGTTGAACGAGCTGGGTCTGTTGCTGCAGAAGGCGGGACGATGA
- a CDS encoding FHA domain-containing protein, with protein sequence MDSSGFITPPPGLVPPRHDTDTHTERVPPRTPLPVFRPPSPLSTPVPTPATPVWLLSLPTGARVPIDGALLVGRNPVRFDRWSDAELLAVADPARSVSKTHAVFEAQGDVVRVTDLHSTNGVTLLDASGAESALPAGAAITLGAGSVVKLGEFRLQILSA encoded by the coding sequence GTGGACTCGTCGGGTTTCATCACGCCGCCTCCTGGCCTCGTTCCGCCGCGCCACGACACCGACACGCACACGGAGCGCGTGCCACCGCGAACCCCGTTGCCGGTGTTCCGTCCGCCGTCGCCGCTCTCGACACCCGTGCCGACACCTGCGACCCCGGTCTGGCTGCTCTCCCTGCCGACGGGCGCCCGTGTGCCGATCGACGGCGCGCTGCTGGTGGGCCGCAACCCGGTGCGGTTCGACCGGTGGTCGGACGCAGAACTGCTCGCCGTCGCCGATCCCGCCCGCAGCGTCTCCAAGACGCATGCGGTGTTCGAGGCGCAGGGCGATGTCGTGCGCGTCACCGATCTGCACTCGACAAACGGCGTGACGCTCCTCGATGCGTCGGGTGCGGAGTCCGCGCTGCCCGCCGGGGCGGCGATCACCCTCGGCGCCGGAAGCGTCGTGAAGCTGGGCGAGTTCCGACTCCAGATCCTGTCCGCCTGA
- a CDS encoding transglutaminaseTgpA domain-containing protein: MTATAATPQASVRTTRAETAGVQRIGAAAWVDLAVFAALMGVALMGFAPAFGRLGYVVAAVGGLVIGSAAAALGVLVRLPVIVTVLAGIVAFFVFGTAVALPGEGAFSVLPTLSSLADLAKGVVFGWSDSVTLRAPLQAPPYLAVVPYAATLAVSLACVSVALRVSPVGRRAVLRAGVIAAGPALVLLASILMGTRDAYLAGLRGVAFAVIALCWLGWRIRRSKRSMIVDRGLTRKAIAGSAVVALVAVVGGTALGMATAPSAASRFVVRDAVQPPFDPLDYPAPLASFRKYTGDLRTTKLFSATNLPKGSLVRLVTMDSYDGIVWSVAGPDQQTNGSGSFELLGSSIPSPSLFTPGATSASTFTVLGYDNVWLPNLGYVNTLNFDSHPGTTDPRDTVRVNAATGTTAVTSGVSRGLTYTVDATAQKVPSDKVLKNVPVAKITMPSVTNVPDVVATKANQYAGGSSSAIQKLRNIERSLKKLGYLSHGRASDPVPSRAGEGADRMNDLLQKTPMVGDQEQYATAFALMARHFGYPVRVVMGFKSHAAGKGTTTFTGNDITAWDEVAFQGVGWVPFFPTPTKTDAPKDQTVRPKLLPQPQVRQPPDTPPKADDLLTPVKTKDSKPPAGKHAFVLPTWAYYAIGVVLVLALAVFLPMLIVAWRKRRRRRRRATGPEDRRAAGAWDELVDGFAELGYSIPSVATRSQTASTLQRQSREQGIELDDGVLPGMAVQTDAAVFDGSTVSQERSDRLWTGMEHTLQAVSASAGWLRRRLASYRFARRGGQPASGR, translated from the coding sequence ATGACCGCGACGGCCGCGACACCGCAAGCCTCCGTGCGCACGACGCGCGCGGAGACAGCAGGCGTGCAGCGCATCGGGGCGGCGGCGTGGGTCGACCTCGCCGTCTTCGCCGCCCTCATGGGGGTCGCGCTGATGGGCTTCGCGCCGGCGTTCGGACGACTCGGCTACGTCGTGGCCGCCGTCGGCGGTCTCGTGATCGGCTCGGCAGCGGCCGCGCTCGGTGTTCTGGTGCGGCTGCCGGTCATCGTCACGGTGCTGGCCGGCATCGTCGCGTTCTTCGTCTTCGGCACGGCCGTCGCCCTCCCCGGCGAAGGCGCCTTCTCGGTGCTGCCGACGCTGTCGTCGCTCGCCGACCTGGCGAAGGGCGTCGTGTTCGGCTGGTCCGACTCCGTGACCCTTCGCGCACCGCTCCAGGCGCCGCCATACCTCGCCGTCGTGCCGTACGCCGCGACGCTGGCGGTGTCGCTGGCGTGCGTGAGCGTCGCGTTGCGCGTGTCCCCGGTCGGGCGTCGTGCCGTGCTGCGGGCCGGGGTGATCGCGGCCGGGCCGGCGCTGGTGCTGCTGGCGAGCATCCTCATGGGCACAAGGGATGCCTACCTCGCCGGCCTGCGCGGCGTCGCCTTCGCCGTCATCGCGCTGTGCTGGCTCGGCTGGCGCATCCGCCGCTCGAAGCGCTCGATGATCGTCGACCGCGGCCTGACGCGCAAGGCGATCGCCGGGTCTGCTGTGGTGGCCCTCGTCGCCGTCGTCGGCGGCACGGCGCTGGGGATGGCGACGGCACCGTCTGCGGCCTCGAGGTTCGTGGTGCGCGACGCCGTGCAGCCTCCGTTCGACCCGCTGGACTACCCGGCGCCGCTGGCGTCGTTCCGCAAATACACGGGCGACCTACGCACCACGAAGCTGTTCTCGGCCACGAACCTGCCGAAGGGCTCGCTCGTGCGCCTGGTGACCATGGACAGCTACGACGGCATCGTCTGGAGCGTCGCCGGGCCCGATCAGCAGACCAACGGGTCGGGCAGCTTCGAGCTGCTGGGCAGCAGCATCCCCTCGCCCTCGCTGTTCACCCCGGGAGCCACGAGCGCGTCGACGTTCACGGTGCTCGGGTACGACAACGTGTGGCTGCCGAACCTGGGCTACGTCAACACCCTGAACTTCGACTCGCACCCGGGCACGACGGACCCGCGAGACACGGTGCGCGTGAACGCGGCGACGGGCACGACCGCGGTCACGAGCGGGGTGTCCCGCGGCCTCACCTACACCGTCGACGCGACGGCGCAGAAGGTGCCGAGCGACAAGGTGCTGAAGAACGTGCCGGTGGCGAAGATCACCATGCCGAGCGTGACCAACGTGCCGGATGTGGTGGCGACGAAGGCGAACCAATACGCGGGCGGCTCGAGCAGCGCCATCCAGAAGCTGCGCAACATCGAGCGCTCGTTGAAGAAGCTGGGCTACCTCAGCCACGGACGTGCGTCCGATCCCGTGCCGTCACGCGCCGGCGAGGGCGCCGATCGCATGAACGATCTGCTGCAGAAGACGCCCATGGTGGGCGACCAGGAGCAGTACGCAACGGCCTTCGCGCTGATGGCCAGGCATTTCGGCTACCCGGTGCGCGTGGTGATGGGCTTCAAGTCGCACGCCGCAGGCAAGGGCACGACCACGTTCACCGGCAACGACATCACGGCGTGGGACGAGGTCGCGTTCCAGGGCGTCGGCTGGGTGCCGTTCTTCCCGACGCCGACGAAGACGGACGCACCGAAAGACCAGACCGTCAGACCCAAGCTGTTGCCGCAGCCGCAAGTGCGGCAGCCTCCTGACACGCCACCGAAGGCGGACGATCTGCTCACGCCGGTGAAGACGAAAGACAGCAAGCCGCCGGCGGGCAAGCACGCCTTCGTGCTCCCGACCTGGGCGTACTACGCGATCGGCGTCGTACTCGTGCTGGCGCTTGCCGTCTTCCTGCCGATGCTCATCGTCGCGTGGCGCAAGCGCAGACGACGGCGCAGGCGCGCGACCGGGCCGGAGGACAGGCGCGCCGCCGGTGCGTGGGATGAGCTCGTCGACGGTTTCGCCGAGCTCGGCTACAGCATCCCTTCCGTCGCGACACGGTCGCAGACCGCGAGCACCCTGCAGCGACAATCGCGCGAGCAGGGGATCGAGCTCGACGACGGAGTGCTGCCGGGGATGGCGGTGCAGACCGATGCCGCGGTCTTCGACGGCAGCACGGTGTCGCAGGAGCGCAGCGACCGTCTCTGGACAGGGATGGAGCACACGTTGCAGGCCGTCTCGGCCTCGGCGGGATGGCTGCGACGGCGGCTCGCCTCGTATCGATTCGCCCGTCGCGGCGGACAACCCGCATCGGGGCGATAG
- a CDS encoding AAA family ATPase, with protein MAVTQEQATWFAGAFGQLVGNVDKAILGKEHAIRLVVTALLSGGHVLLEDVPGTGKTVLAKALANTIQGTQSRIQFTPDLLPSDVTGVTIYDQSTGRFEFHAGPVFASVVLADEINRASPKTQSALLEVMEEGVVTVDGVSHPVGSPFVVIATQNPVEQAGTYSLPEAQLDRFLIKTSLGYPDHETTVRLLMESSNRARAASVSAIIAAESVTTMVQLAADVHADGAVMGYLSELVSATRADKDASLGVSIRGALALARAAKTWAISTGRTYVTPDDVRELAVPVLAHRVIVDPEAEFAGVTAEDIVTRAIATVNPPTYRAA; from the coding sequence ATGGCAGTGACGCAGGAACAGGCGACCTGGTTCGCCGGCGCGTTCGGACAGCTCGTGGGCAACGTCGACAAGGCCATCCTTGGCAAGGAGCACGCGATCAGGCTGGTGGTGACAGCGCTGCTCTCCGGTGGTCACGTGCTGCTGGAAGACGTGCCTGGCACCGGCAAGACGGTATTGGCGAAGGCGCTCGCGAACACCATCCAGGGCACGCAGTCGCGCATCCAGTTCACCCCCGACCTGCTGCCTTCCGACGTGACCGGCGTCACCATCTACGACCAGTCGACGGGACGCTTCGAGTTCCACGCCGGCCCGGTGTTCGCGTCGGTCGTGCTGGCCGACGAGATCAACCGCGCCTCGCCGAAGACGCAGTCGGCCCTGCTCGAGGTGATGGAGGAGGGCGTCGTCACCGTCGACGGCGTCTCGCACCCCGTCGGCAGCCCGTTCGTCGTCATCGCGACGCAGAACCCCGTCGAGCAGGCCGGCACCTACTCTCTGCCCGAGGCACAGCTCGACCGATTCCTGATCAAGACCTCGCTCGGCTATCCCGATCACGAGACAACGGTGCGGCTGCTGATGGAGTCGTCGAACCGCGCACGTGCTGCGAGCGTGTCGGCCATCATCGCCGCCGAGTCGGTCACGACGATGGTGCAGCTGGCCGCCGACGTGCACGCCGACGGCGCGGTGATGGGTTACCTCTCCGAACTCGTGAGCGCAACGCGCGCCGACAAGGATGCCTCGCTCGGCGTGAGCATCCGCGGCGCTCTGGCGTTGGCTCGGGCCGCCAAGACCTGGGCGATCAGCACGGGACGCACGTACGTCACGCCCGATGACGTGCGCGAGCTCGCCGTGCCCGTGCTCGCCCACCGCGTGATCGTCGACCCGGAGGCCGAATTCGCCGGCGTCACCGCGGAAGACATCGTGACGCGCGCCATCGCGACGGTCAACCCGCCCACGTACCGGGCGGCCTGA